In Rhodococcus sp. OK302, one genomic interval encodes:
- a CDS encoding SDR family oxidoreductase, which produces MSRTYVVTGSASGIGHATKSILENRGHRVVGVDIHNADVEVDLSTTVGRDSLCQKVSDLTEGRIDAVVAAAGVAHRTSQSVKVNYFGAISTLESLRPLLLSSEAPRAVVVASFAALMAYDIDLLDALSTGDEATASAIADRIARTKRAATIYASTKRAIAEWVRSASISAEWAGEGIPLNAVGPGVIFSPMTTPMMEDKRQWEQLLKAVPMPLTGRPGQPVSVAYLLAWLVSEENTNLTGQVMFIDSGADAVIRGARVFD; this is translated from the coding sequence ATGAGCAGGACCTACGTTGTGACCGGATCCGCATCCGGTATCGGTCATGCAACAAAATCCATCTTGGAAAACCGGGGTCACCGCGTTGTAGGTGTCGACATCCACAACGCTGACGTAGAGGTCGATCTCTCTACCACCGTCGGACGAGATTCACTGTGTCAGAAGGTCTCTGATCTCACAGAGGGTCGCATCGACGCCGTCGTTGCCGCGGCTGGAGTGGCGCATCGGACCTCCCAATCGGTCAAAGTGAACTATTTCGGTGCGATCTCAACACTCGAGTCATTGCGTCCACTGCTCCTTTCCTCTGAGGCTCCCCGGGCAGTCGTCGTGGCGTCATTCGCGGCTCTGATGGCGTACGACATCGATCTGCTAGATGCGCTTTCCACTGGCGACGAGGCGACCGCATCGGCGATCGCCGATCGTATCGCCCGTACCAAACGCGCAGCGACGATTTACGCGTCGACGAAGCGAGCAATTGCCGAATGGGTTCGCTCAGCTTCGATCTCGGCCGAGTGGGCCGGTGAGGGTATTCCGCTCAATGCCGTGGGCCCAGGTGTGATCTTCTCGCCGATGACTACGCCGATGATGGAAGACAAACGACAGTGGGAGCAGCTCTTGAAGGCGGTTCCGATGCCGCTCACCGGTCGACCGGGTCAGCCGGTCTCGGTTGCCTACCTCCTCGCATGGCTGGTGAGCGAGGAGAACACAAACTTGACAGGTCAGGTCATGTTCATCGATAGCGGCGCCGACGCGGTTATCCGGGGTGCGCGCGTGTTCGACTGA